In Kitasatospora sp. NA04385, a single genomic region encodes these proteins:
- a CDS encoding aldo/keto reductase has translation MEQRQLGRTGLRVSRLGLGTLTWGRDTDEHEAAEQLKAFVDAGGTLVDTADVYADGGAEYLLSRLTDGLVPRSELVIATKAGALPGSRRHDASRGHLLNALDASLRRLNTDHVDLWQVHAHDPATPTEETLHALDLAVSSGRARYVGVCQYSGWQLAKSAARQHARPGSTPLASVQLEYSLLQRGIEREALPAALDAGVGLLACSPLGRGVLTGKYRHGVPPESRGTSPHPAGSVQPYLGETSRRIVDALATAADGLASTPLKVALAWVRDRPGVSATLLGARTSAQLQSSLSVEALTLPGEIRAALDDVSAPVHRYPDQGWTEL, from the coding sequence ATGGAACAGCGACAGCTCGGCCGGACCGGCCTGCGGGTCTCCCGGCTCGGCCTGGGCACCCTCACCTGGGGCCGGGACACCGACGAGCACGAGGCCGCCGAGCAGCTGAAGGCGTTCGTGGACGCGGGCGGCACCCTGGTGGACACCGCCGACGTGTACGCGGACGGCGGCGCCGAGTACCTGCTGTCCCGGCTGACGGACGGCCTGGTCCCGCGCTCCGAGCTGGTGATCGCCACCAAGGCGGGCGCACTGCCCGGCTCGCGCCGCCACGACGCCTCCCGCGGCCACCTGCTGAACGCGCTGGACGCTTCGCTGCGCCGGCTGAACACCGACCACGTCGACCTGTGGCAGGTGCACGCGCACGACCCGGCCACCCCCACCGAGGAGACCCTGCACGCGCTCGACCTGGCGGTCTCCTCCGGCCGGGCCCGGTACGTCGGGGTCTGCCAGTACAGCGGCTGGCAGCTGGCCAAGTCCGCGGCCCGGCAGCACGCCCGGCCCGGCTCCACCCCGCTGGCCTCCGTCCAGCTCGAGTACTCGCTGCTCCAGCGCGGCATCGAGCGCGAGGCGCTGCCCGCCGCGCTGGACGCCGGGGTCGGCCTGCTGGCCTGCTCGCCGCTCGGCCGGGGCGTGCTGACCGGCAAGTACCGGCACGGCGTGCCGCCCGAGTCGCGCGGCACCTCCCCGCACCCGGCCGGGTCGGTGCAGCCCTACCTGGGCGAGACCTCCCGCCGGATCGTGGACGCGCTGGCCACCGCCGCCGACGGCCTCGCCTCCACCCCGCTGAAGGTCGCGCTCGCCTGGGTGCGCGACCGCCCGGGCGTGTCGGCCACCCTGCTGGGCGCCCGCACCTCCGCCCAGCTGCAGTCCTCGCTGTCGGTCGAGGCCCTTACGCTTCCGGGTGAGATCCGCGCTGCGCTGGACGACGTGTCGGCCCCGGTGCACCGCTACCCGGACCAGGGCTGGACGGAGCTGTGA
- a CDS encoding LLM class F420-dependent oxidoreductase has product MRLGINLGYWGLGLDADNIAVAQEADRLGYAVCWAAEAYGSDAATVLSYVAAKTERIDVGSAIFQIPARTPAMTAMTAATLDTLSGGRFRLGLGVSGPQVSEGWYGVKFDKPLARTREYVEIIRKAMSRERLVHEGANWTLPLPGGPGKPLKLTVHPVREHVPLYIASMGPKNLELTGEIADGWLGLFFAPEHAALSTDALAAGRARAGLTLDGFDLCPTVNIAVGADVRAAADTLRDYTALYLGGMGSKEKNFYSQLARRMGFEQAADEVQTHYLARDKAAAAAAVPHDFIDATALLGDTARIADRMQAYAAAGVTTLTLAPAGWSLAERVAALRTGVEALERAGLA; this is encoded by the coding sequence ATGCGACTCGGGATCAACCTCGGCTACTGGGGACTCGGCCTGGACGCCGACAACATCGCGGTCGCCCAGGAGGCCGACCGCCTCGGCTACGCGGTCTGCTGGGCCGCCGAGGCCTACGGCTCGGACGCCGCCACCGTCCTGTCCTACGTCGCCGCGAAGACCGAGCGGATCGACGTCGGCTCGGCGATCTTCCAGATCCCGGCCCGCACCCCCGCGATGACCGCGATGACCGCCGCCACCCTGGACACCCTCTCCGGCGGCCGGTTCCGGCTCGGCCTCGGCGTCTCCGGCCCGCAGGTCTCCGAGGGCTGGTACGGCGTCAAGTTCGACAAGCCGCTGGCCCGCACCCGCGAGTACGTGGAGATCATCCGCAAGGCGATGTCCCGCGAGCGCCTGGTGCACGAGGGCGCCAACTGGACGCTCCCGCTGCCCGGCGGCCCCGGCAAGCCGCTCAAGCTCACCGTGCACCCCGTCCGCGAGCACGTCCCGCTTTACATCGCCTCGATGGGCCCCAAGAACCTCGAACTCACCGGCGAGATCGCCGACGGCTGGCTCGGCCTGTTCTTCGCCCCCGAGCACGCCGCGCTTTCCACCGACGCCCTCGCCGCCGGGCGCGCCAGGGCCGGGCTCACCCTGGACGGCTTCGACCTCTGCCCCACCGTCAACATCGCCGTCGGCGCGGACGTCCGGGCCGCCGCCGACACGCTGCGCGACTACACCGCCCTCTACCTCGGCGGCATGGGCAGCAAGGAGAAGAACTTCTACAGCCAACTGGCCCGCCGGATGGGCTTCGAGCAGGCCGCCGACGAGGTCCAGACCCACTACCTCGCCCGCGACAAGGCCGCCGCCGCGGCCGCCGTCCCGCACGACTTCATCGACGCCACCGCCCTGCTCGGCGACACCGCCCGGATCGCCGACCGCATGCAGGCCTACGCCGCCGCGGGCGTCACCACCTTGACCCTCGCCCCGGCCGGCTGGTCCCTGGCCGAGCGGGTCGCCGCCCTGCGCACCGGCGTCGAGGCCCTGGAGCGGGCCGGCCTGGCCTGA
- the corA gene encoding magnesium/cobalt transporter CorA — MIVDCGIYRDGKRSEGPKDFSDALAEVRAAGDGFLWIGLADPTEEEFDHVADEFGLHPLAVEDAVTAHQRPKVDIYRDSVFTVLKTAEYHQRDETVSIGELMIFLGDSYVMTVRHGPESPLKDLRARLEQQPELLAHGPAAVLYAVCDLVVDQYLDVATELQTDLDELEEQIFSPGRSRGAAERIYGFKRQVVGFRKATFPLMEPALRLTRVGTDVQVPFVADGLRPYFRDVADHLAKVNEVVESLDRLLSDILSANLAQVSVQQNDDMRKISAWAALAAVPTMIAGIYGMNFEHMPELRQPWGYPAVLAVMAGVCFGLHRLFKRAGWL; from the coding sequence ATGATCGTGGATTGCGGCATCTACCGGGACGGCAAGCGCTCCGAGGGCCCGAAGGACTTCTCGGACGCCCTGGCGGAGGTCCGCGCGGCCGGGGACGGGTTCCTGTGGATCGGCCTGGCGGACCCGACCGAGGAGGAGTTCGACCACGTCGCCGACGAGTTCGGGCTGCACCCGCTGGCGGTGGAGGACGCCGTGACGGCGCACCAGCGCCCGAAGGTCGACATCTACCGGGACTCGGTGTTCACCGTCCTGAAGACCGCCGAGTACCACCAGCGGGACGAGACGGTCTCGATCGGCGAGCTGATGATCTTCCTGGGCGACTCGTACGTGATGACCGTCCGGCACGGCCCGGAGAGCCCGCTCAAGGACCTGCGGGCCCGGCTGGAGCAGCAGCCCGAACTGCTCGCGCACGGGCCCGCCGCCGTGCTGTACGCGGTCTGCGACCTGGTGGTCGACCAGTACCTCGACGTGGCCACCGAACTGCAGACCGACCTGGACGAGTTGGAGGAGCAGATCTTCTCCCCCGGGCGCTCGCGCGGCGCGGCCGAGCGGATCTACGGCTTCAAGCGGCAGGTGGTGGGCTTCCGCAAGGCCACCTTCCCGCTGATGGAGCCCGCGCTGCGGCTGACCCGGGTCGGCACCGACGTCCAGGTGCCGTTCGTCGCGGACGGGCTGCGCCCGTACTTCCGGGACGTCGCGGACCACCTGGCCAAGGTCAACGAAGTGGTGGAGAGCCTGGACCGGCTGCTCTCCGACATCCTGTCCGCCAACCTGGCGCAGGTCAGCGTGCAGCAGAACGACGACATGCGGAAGATCTCCGCGTGGGCCGCGCTGGCCGCCGTGCCCACCATGATCGCGGGCATCTACGGGATGAACTTCGAGCACATGCCGGAACTGCGCCAGCCCTGGGGCTACCCGGCGGTGCTGGCCGTGATGGCGGGCGTCTGCTTCGGCCTGCACCGGCTGTTCAAGCGGGCGGGCTGGCTGTAG